The region CAGGAATTTCCTCGCAGTTATGTCAACCAAAAAAGATGGTTCCTCTGTTTTTGGAACAGAGATGGAAGTAACAACAAGTTGCAGGGCGCTTCTCTTTTGGATATGCAAAATTACTTTTGCTTGGAAGATGCATCATTTTGCGTTGTTAAGAACACGACAGACTATATTTGTTTTGGTCTTTCATACATTAAAAATTGCTTTTGTAAATTCTGCAGAGGACTCTACTGAACAGAAAATAACCGGGAAACATGACAAGTTCCCCCGAGGTGCATCGGTGCATGCATACCTATAGGTAGCCAGAGGTGAGGAGCCCCTCCGACACCTACTTAGTGATGACCCAGACGGTGTAGATGATGCCAGGGAGGTAGCCAAAGAAGGTGAGCAGCAAGCAGATTCAGAACTCGATCTGCAAAAGCATGTTCAGCACTAGCAGTCAGTTAACCCAACTCTCAACGGAATCATGCTCAGGAGAGAACCAACTGCAAATTTTAAACATGCAGCTAGCACGAGACCGGGATAAAGCTCGGGCAACTCACCCCACAAGAGAACTTGAAGAAGACCCCGAGCGGCGGCAGGATGATGTCGATGCAGTTGGCCATCCCCTCATCCGCcatcttccttctctctctccaagTGTCCATCGGGATCTTGACAGTCGTGTGTACAGGTGCCCTGCCATGAAGTGCCTTTCCGATTCCTCGGCTAGTCGTGATCCCCGGGCCCCTCCTCTCGCTTCTGGCGGTGGCAGCTCCAGCGGGCCAGCCAAAAAGCTGCAACGAACCTCAAGCTCAAGCCAGGCTGAGGCATCCTCGTCCTCAGAGCCTCCACCACAGCAGTCAGGGGACACGAGAGAGTTGCTGGATCTGGGGGAGGACGTGATGTTCGAGGTGCTACAGTGGGCGGAGGCACGGACACTGGCCGCCACGGCGTGCGTGAGCCAGGGCTGGCGGGTCCTTGTGCAGGATGAGCGGCTGTGGGAGGCGCCGTGCGTGAGGGGGTGGACCGACCTCGGCTTCTCGGAACAGCTGCTCCGCACCATCGTGCTCTCGTTTGGCGGCTTCCGCCACCTGCATCGACATCATCCTGCCGCCATGGAAGAGGGGGTTTCCATGGGTGGATGAACGAGATGAGGAGGGAGGTCGGTCGGTGGTCGGGGTGGGGACGGGGGCATGGGCAGACNNNNNNNNNNNNNNNNNNNNNNNNNNNNNNNNNNNNNNNNNNNNNNNNNNNNNNNNNNNNNNNNNNNNNNNNNNNNNNNNNNNNNNNNNNNNNNNNNNNNNNNNNNNNNNNNNNNNNNNNNNNNNNNNNNNNNNNNNNNNNNNNNNNNNNNNNNNNNNNNNNNNNNNNNNNNNNNNNNNNNNNNNNNNNNNNNNNNNNNNNNNNNNNNNNNNNNNNNNNNNNNNNNNNNNNNNNNNNNNNNNNNNNNNNNNNNNNNNNNNTGGGGGTTGGGGAAGAGGAGCAGTTTGTGGGCAGCTCCGTGGGGCTTCACTCGTGAGTCTGGGCATGGGCTCTATCTTGGGTCAGCCTCGACCTCGTCTACGATGAGGGTCATCGATGGTGGCGGTGGGGGTGGGTTGGGGGCGACGGTGGCGGATCGAGATCTGAGGGTGAGAGATGGTTGGGGGCGGCATATGTGAGGAGAGAGGGTGAGGGGTGAGACGGTTGTGTTAGGGTTAAGTGGGGTGAGACGTGAGGGGGTGAAGGCAGTCGTTGGATCCTGGACAATCGGATGGTATTTGATGAACGATCCGTGTGAGATGTCTatggaccaatcagaacgcagcAAACAATTTGAAGaccttatgaccatctaaattggtcgtaatcaAAGATAAGTTTTTCACGAAAAactcatttttcatttttcaatGCTCAGAATAAGTTTTTTTTGTAAaatacctaccaaatatttgttcaaatgatacaatattttgcacaagtttacatcttagattggcaaacaatattgacaaagggagttttattTTCTTTACATGAAAAATCAATTTTTCATTTTTCAAGTGCACAAAATTAGttattttgtgaaggacctagcatatatttgttgcaaattgtaccaaataaattttctaaaatactagacatatttaatgcacaattgaccaaatggttgggtgtcaaaagttttggtccacctctagtgaaaaaaactaattttggccgattcaggtggaagtgggtcaaatttgaactgtagctaccttgtagtttgctctttattttttttttaaatcatttttaggtacataagtatatatttaataagagaaacaccaaaagttttccaagattcaacaactagctagaaatggtcatgcccgccgtttataCCGCATTGAAATGGGCatgaaaaaacaaaaaggaaataaaaaaatggGAAAACCTTTgctttgtgtcattatatgtgaccaagttactaggaaaaacaataaacttgtaatatggcaattattttaaagaagtgttctgagaaatgagctatcatgtgtgtagATGCATGGTTTTCAACCcaatgctcaatcttatggccacattcatggcatagtttgtttaaatgatctaatattgtgcataagggtgcatattggaatgaaaaacaatgttgcctaaggaagttttcattttctttggacggaaatttcattttccattttttgagtgcccaaaatgagttttttttgtgaaggacctaccctatatttgttgcaaaattgtaccaaatcaattttctaaaatacaagtacatatttaatgcacaattgatcaaatggttgggtgtcaaaagctttgatccacctctagtgaaaaagacaaatttcgccgactcagttggaagtgggtcaaatttaaactgtagctacctcatagtttgctctttatttttttcaaaaatcatttctaggtacataagtatctatttaatcaaagaaacaccaaagTTTTTCAAGATTCAACATCTAGCTAGGAAAGGTCATGCCCGCCATttcgaccgcattttgaaacgggcatggaaaattcaagaaaaatcaaaaaattggaaaaccttcgcattgtgtcattatgtgtgaccaagttaccaggaaaaataataaacttgtaatacggcgattattttaaaaaagtgttctcagaaatgagctatcgtgtgtgaagatgcatggctttcaacccaaatgctcaatcttatggctacattcatggcatagtttgtttaaatgatctaatattgtgcacaagggtgcatattggaatgacaaacaatgttgcctaaagaagttttcattttcattggactgaaatttcattttccatttttcgagtgcccaaaatgagattttttgtgaaggacctgccatatatttgttgcaacattgtaccaaatcaattttataaaatactatgacatatttaatgcacaattgaccaaatggttgggtgtaaaaagttttgatccacctctagtaaaaaagacaaattcccaccgattcagctagaagcgggtcaagtttgaaatgcggctgcctcatagtttgctctttattttttgcaaaaatcatttctaggtacatagatatctatttaatcagagaaacacaagaagatttccaagattcaaccactagctaggaacggtcattcccgtcgttttgaccgcattttaaaacgggcataaaaaattcaaaaaattcaaaaaattggaaaaccttcgcatagtgtcattatatgtgaccaagttatcaggaaaaataataaacttgtgatacggcaattctttttaaaaagtgttctgagaaatgagctatcatctctgaagattcatggctttcaagccaaatgatcaatcttatggccacattcatggaaaattttgttcaaatgatctcatattgtgcagaagggtgcatcttggaatgacaaacaatgttgcctaaggaagttatcattttctttgcatgaaaaaaatcattttccattttttgagtgctcaaaatgagcttttttgtgaaggacctaccaaatatttgttgcaaaattggaccaaatataatttctaaaatactaggacatatttaatgcacactgaccaaatggttgggtttgaaaagctttgatccacctctcgtgaaaaagacaaatttccgccgattcagtaggaagcgggtcaaatttgaactgtagctgcctcatagtttgctctttatttttaacaaaaatcatttctaggtacataagtatctatttaatcagaaatacatggtttggtggagatacatcgaggtttggacagtggccgagggccccaactccagaGTGCGTAAACTCGCATGTCCGCCGCATGGTTATCGCATGACCATGGCATTTCCATGCGTTCTGGGCTGCCTTGGCATGTCTAGTAGGttcggcactccccaggtaggtgctaggaagaaaattacaacataagattctcacgaggagaccgaactatgctcaaacatgaattagcagccaagtgtttgattagcggtacgggaaatgcacatggctaatgggcgtgagttttggctgaggataatcagttactaagaagactgtcttcacaaattttcaactcaaaaggaggagcctaggtggtacttgctttggaaAGTACCACACAGgatataaatacgaatgttgaagctgggctcaaaataatgaaaggattaagctgaaatttggtggaggatggttatttggacataggaaagcactgtagaaaatggataccatttggacatgccaaagtggtacttccttcacaatgctcttctctggatAGAAACTTCGGAAAATTGGTGAGAAATTGGTGAAATGAAATGAGCTCAagtttggtgtaggtaagttacataggcatatagGACAGgtggcaaaaattcaactcattaggatatgcatagctagtacttctttcacaCAAAGgtcctaggtggacaaaaactttggaaatttgtcgaggaagatttactgggcaaatggagctgaattttgtcatgaggcaatgatttggataggatagagtgcccaaaatttttgacggcaatcaagaatatataaatagcacttccttcacaatgctcttctctggacagaaacttcggataattagtgagagaaattggctaaatgaactgagctcaaatttggtgtaggtaagttacataggcatatagaatatgtggcaaaaattgtacttctttcacaaaggttctaggtggacaaaaactttggaaatttgccgaggaagatttactggtcaaatggagctgaattttgtcatgaggcaatgatttggataggaaatagtgcccaaaaaatttgagggcaatcaagaatatataaataacacttccttcacaaagtgttattcttaatagaataggaaaatgaataatgatgaattatttttgaactagagaaggaaggtttttttacatatttgacgaagatatgacccaaagaatttatgagaatttttagggaattttgggaatgacagaaatataggttgcttcacaacctagggaaaaaattgacacatggacatgacacataggcaacacTGGTGAGGTGGCACCTAgttatagcaacccaccacaatttacaaggttatgaccatatatattggtcatgatcacctagaaataaggcagcggaccagtgctatctgctttgtgaccatttcgtgtaaggaaattatgacctttctgaccaaaatggtcgttatagttcagggtttggagccccccccccccaacaacttttgaccaattagtctcaaatggtcgtagatttatgaccaattcttccagggtcactgacagaaggtcacaagttgacatatttcttgtagtgcgcgggaacagttatgggcactcgacgtcgtggtatcagccgaagccttcttgacgttagtGATTGAGCGGCACATGCCGGGTTGGAcgggaatgcctgctcttgtataatgGAGGCTAAGTCTGATCATCTGCTGCGTAcgaaacatgcaggtgtgcaacgggcgatgggcccagacccgtgcgcgcataggatttagaccggtgtgttgACCtccctgttgtgcctaggtaggtttgtgacgtgttgatcttccgaggccgggcatgacccaggaaagtgtgtccggccagagggatcgagcgtgttgcgttatgtggtgcacccctgcagggaagtttatctattcgaatagtcatgtccattggtaaaaggacgacccagagttgtaccttgaccttatgacaactagaaccgcatacttaataaaacacactcagacaagttccagagacatcccagtgatcgctttcccacagggcgacgatggGAGGATCGCTGGGTAGAATTATtctatgtgatgatacttggtgaacttaccatc is a window of Triticum dicoccoides isolate Atlit2015 ecotype Zavitan chromosome 2B, WEW_v2.0, whole genome shotgun sequence DNA encoding:
- the LOC119360629 gene encoding F-box protein GID2-like, which codes for MKCLSDSSASRDPRAPPLASGGGSSSGPAKKLQRTSSSSQAEASSSSEPPPQQSGDTRELLDLGEDVMFEVLQWAEARTLAATACVSQGWRVLVQDERLWEAPCVRGWTDLGFSEQLLRTIVLSFGGFRHLHRHHPAAMEEGVSMGG